In Rosa chinensis cultivar Old Blush chromosome 1, RchiOBHm-V2, whole genome shotgun sequence, a genomic segment contains:
- the LOC112163887 gene encoding NAC domain-containing protein 101, producing the protein MASGAYPVGYRFHPTDLELVAYYLHNRVAMVDQFRSSPILDCPDFYGKNEPWLIWDMFRAQSNNMKEEETLYFFTHRKKLNPKAKKFDRKVGSGTWSAQYSKNVVAADDSVVGIKREFRYEGGSDPHQNGAWLMQEYEITSHNDLLEVVEVQKEGSNDDLTASAGQPLSASDDQIQTVQVDETNNSITNSPNDTSYAYFDPEVEAFFGLTTDDIYDDDDCQFSSSEIQAFLACLD; encoded by the exons ATGGCATCGGGTGCTTACCCAGTTGGTTACAGATTTCATCCTACAGACCTGGAATTGGTGGCTTACTACCTCCACAACCGGGTTGCCATGGTTGATCAGTTTCGCTCGAGTCCAATCCTTGATTGCCCTGACTTCTATGGCAAAAATGAGCCCTGGCTGATTTGGGACATGTTCCGTGCCCAATCCAACAACATGAAAGAGGAAGAAACTCTGTATTTCTTTACTCACCGCAAGAAATTGAATCCCAAAGCGAAAAAATTTGATAGAAAAGTGGGATCGGGAACATGGAGTGCCCAATATTCAAAAAATGTTGTTGCTGCTGATGATAGTGTTGTTGGAATTAAGAGAGAATTTCGGTATGAGGGTGGATCTGATCCACATCAAAATGGGGCTTGGTTGATGCAGGAGTACGAGATCACATCTCACAATGATCTC CTTGAGGTTGTTGAGGTTCAGAAGGAGGGCAGTAATGATGATCTCACGGCCTCAGCTGGTCAACCGTTATCTGCTAGTGATGATCAGATTCAAACTGTTCAGGTCGACGAGACTAATAATTCCATTACTAATTCTCCTAATGATACTTCATATGCGTATTTTGATCCTGAAGTTGAGGCATTCTTTGGCTTGACTACTGATGATATATACGATGATGATGACTGTCAGTTTTCGAGTTCTGAAATACAGGCATTCTTAGCTTGTCTGGACTGA
- the LOC112163894 gene encoding disease resistance protein RPP2B has protein sequence MIQTINPTIKQVSRLKYLNTSNCKCLQSLPELPCLPTLVANGCPSLKTVSYPMTASTRDLNQRHSFCACINLDENTRSNMMDDAWAAWLRIGRMATDHPLYGTVTLICPGTEIPKWFSCEKEGSSIKTKLPQHWSDDKNCLRFALSAVLPFYTAYSVTLQCECNLTTNNERSHQLTLFHSHCHKTRLDGLKDEHSDHLLMVYRSLSLPDTAKWSTQVSFDFSTKLDGQFIEVKSCGVRFLYVQGQDHDSLKFEVIDTEQATSGIGTSSESESGESETSSEYESNESETSTWRAFFQ, from the exons ATGATTCAGACCATCAATCCAACAATCAAACAAGTGTCTAGGCTCAAGTATCTGAACACAAGTAACTGCAAGTGCCTTCAATCTTTGCCAGAGCTCCCATGTCTTCCAACTTTGGTGGCAAATGGCTGCCCATCACTGAAGACGGTGTCATATCCAATGACTGCATCCACACGAGATTTGAATCAGAGGCATTCATTTTGTGCTTGTATAAATTTGGATGAGAATACAAGAAGCAACATGATGGATGATGCATGGGCTGCATGGCTCAGAATTGGGCGAATGGCAACt GATCATCCATTATATGGTACCGTTACTCTAATATGTCCGGGAACTGAGATCCCAAAGTGGTTCAGCTGTGAAAAAGAGGGATCTTCAATAAAAACCAAGCTTCCTCAGCACTGGTCTGATGATAAAAACTGCTTGAGATTTGCTCTGTCGGCTGTTTTGCCATTCTATACAGCATATTCTGTCACACTTCAATGTGAATGCAATCTCACAACCAATAATGAGCGAAGCCATCAACTTActttatttcattctcattgCCATAAAACCAGGCTTGATGGCCTCAAGGATGAACATTCAGATCACCTGTTAATGGTGTACAGATCCCTTTCACTTCCAGATACAGCGAAATGGTCCACTCAAGTTTCTTTTGACTTCTCTACTAAACTTGATGGTCAGTTCATTGAGGTGAAAAGTTGTGGTGTGCGCTTTTTGTATGTCCAAGGTCAGGATCATGATTCTCTGAAATTTGAAGTCATTGATACAGAACAAGCTACTAGTGGAATTGGAACTTCCAGTGAGTCTGAATCTGGTGAAAGTGAAACATCTAGTGAGTATGAATCTAATGAAAGTGAAACTTCTACTTGGAGAGCTTTCTTTCAATGA
- the LOC112163901 gene encoding uncharacterized mitochondrial protein AtMg00820-like yields the protein MNVISHFGFVSIVKPKNIKEALLDDNWISAMQDEQNQFTRNDVWYLVPRLSKCNVIGTKWIFRNKSDEKGNVIRNKARLVAQGYSQVKGLDFDETFAPVAILESVRLLLSVACHLRFTLFQMDVKTAFLNGILHEEVYVE from the coding sequence ATGAATGTTATATcccattttggttttgtgtccaTCGTTAAACCCAAAAATATTAAGGAAGCCTTGTTGGATGATAACTGGATTAGTGCTATGCAGGATGAGCAGAATCAGTTTACTAgaaatgatgtgtggtacttgGTACCTCGACTGAGTAAGTGCAATGTTATAGGAACCAAGTGGATTTTCAGGAAcaaaagtgatgaaaaaggaaatgtgATCAGAAATAAAGCTAGACTAGTTGCTCAGGGATACTCTCAGGTTAAAGGACTTGACTTTGATGAGACATTTGCTCCTGTAGCTATATTAGAATCAGTTAGGTTACTCCTATCTGTAGCATGTCATCTCAGGTTCACAttgtttcaaatggatgtcaaaactgctTTTCTGAATGGGATTCTTCATGAAGAAGTTTATGTGGAATAG